The following are from one region of the Nostoc cf. commune SO-36 genome:
- a CDS encoding CopG family transcriptional regulator, whose protein sequence is MKKKWAVKRLTVNLTTEEMKKLESYCVLTGRPATDVIRELLRTLEVENAENSETGTADSTITVGSGSKSH, encoded by the coding sequence ATGAAGAAAAAATGGGCTGTAAAACGACTGACAGTAAATCTCACAACCGAGGAAATGAAGAAACTTGAATCCTACTGTGTTCTGACAGGAAGGCCAGCAACAGATGTCATTCGAGAATTGCTCCGAACTCTTGAGGTTGAAAATGCTGAAAACTCTGAAACGGGAACAGCAGACTCGACAATAACTGTTGGCAGTGGATCAAAATCACACTAA